A part of Aspergillus oryzae RIB40 DNA, chromosome 7 genomic DNA contains:
- a CDS encoding uncharacterized protein (predicted protein): MPTLFVEWVDSVVFLLRCLLLSLFTYHLVHSRDSQELKIKPMEFAKAYMGDQSLPVNDLLKEHQSDEGAALEVRLAVPNEILYDSVRSIAALSSDTVYFTPGKEKNMPPQTVLTYLLPLMDHLKPSKGVVQNEYVWHPLSRLGTSTAIAN, translated from the exons ATGCCAACGCTATTCGTCGAGTGGGTTGACTCAGTCGTTTTCTTGCTCCGGTGCCTGTTACTCTCTTTATTCACCTATCACCTTGTCCACTCAC GGGATTCCCAAGAGCTAAAGATTAAACCCATGGAGTTCGCCAAAGCGTATATGGGCGACCAGTCTCTGCCAGTAAATGATCTACTCAAGGAACACCAGTCGGACGAGGGTGCTGCTCTCGAAGTGCGCTTGGCTGTCCCGAATGAGATACTGTACGACTCTGTGCGATCAATCGCCGCGCTGTCCAGCGATACCGTCTACTTCACTCCTGGCAAGGAGAAAAATATGCCACCTCAAACGGTTCTCACGTACTTGCTACCGCTCATGGATCACTTGAAACCCTCGAAGGGAGTGGTACAGAATGAATATGTTTGGCATCCTCTTTCTCGGTTAGGTACGTCTACCGCAATCGCTAATTGA
- a CDS encoding uncharacterized protein (predicted protein) has translation MLFSTKYISAIVDLWKLQRGIGTNTFLNPRGYAVSALMTARLSLAEQIQQSLLCTETLGNSAPADPSNHCRSALNKVITGILTPDLLGGSASSVTLTSAELWSAMSSINQPCHQKMGFYFGLSSSSFAELDY, from the exons ATGCTATTCAGCACTAAATATATCAGTGCTATTGTGGATCTCTGGAAGCTCCAAAGAGGTATTGGTACGAATACCTTTCTGAATCCCCGGGGATATGCTGTTTCTGCATTGATGACTGCCCGACTATCATTGGCAGAGCAAATACAGCAGTCCCTTCTTTGTACAGAGACCTTAGGAAATTCAGCTCCGGCAGACCCTTCCAATCATTGCCGATCT GCTCTTAACAAGGTCATTACAGGAATTCTGACCCCAGATCTGCTTGGTGGATCTGCGTCATCGGTCACGTTGACGAGCGCGGAGTTGTGGAGTGCGATgtcttcaatcaatcaaccttGCCATCAGAAGATGGGGTTCTACTTTGGtttatcctcatcctcattcGCCGAATTGGATTACTAG
- a CDS encoding FAD-dependent oxidoreductase (predicted protein): MANPKPKFRVVIVGGSIAGLTLAHCLLRNNIDFVVLEAHSEIAPQVGASIGIIPNGARILDQLGLFDDILATTEPLRESIYWTGEGNLIVRNDTPQLIQKRHGYPIAFIDRQVVLKVLYDHLAEHQDRVLTGKKVVKVEDLHGKVKVHCEDHSVFDGDFVVGADGVRSIVRQQMWDYMDSKGLEREALRERNAMTSEYNCVFGISTAVPGLDPGSGHRTFGEGFSFLTLIGKEGRVYWFFFTKMDRVYSASEIPRFNQSLIDEHVAPYLQKPISDTVPFAALYERAITRTFLSLEEAEYKHWAIDRWVCIGDSAHKMTPNLGQGGNSAIESAASLANTLASIIEASREPRVSVKDLNDYLQPWQKKRQDRVKDVFKSAHGLTRLEALATRKDKCIALYLFPYISSYLADAASKSIVGATKLDCVPLPPRSLQCTMPFTNFHPPRDEAIWRRALWTLPLIGIYAMLSFMTDLGSIYGIWLLESYRNAHSWTNALL, from the exons ATGGCGAATCCTAAGCCAAAGTTCCGCGTGGTGATTGTGGGCGGGTCTATCGCAGGCTTGACTTTAGCTCACTGCCTGCTGAGGAACAACATTGACTTCGTGGTGCTCGAGGCTCATAGTGAGATCGCACCTCAGGTCGGCGCCTCAATCGGCATCATACCCAACGGTGCTCGCATCCTGGATCAACTGGGCCTGTTTGATGACATTTTGGCCACTACAGAGCCCCTGCGGGAGTCAATCTACTGGACCGGGGAGGGAAACCTCATTGTCCGGAATGACACTCCGCAGCTGATACAGAAGAGGCATGGTTATCCTATTGCTTTTATTGATCGTCAGGTCGTACTAAAGGTCCTCTACGATCATCTTGCGGAACACCAAGATCGTGTCCTTACGGGCAAAAAGGTCGTCAAAGTCGAGGATTTGCatggcaaggtcaaggtTCACTGTGAAGATCATTCAGTCTTCGACGGTGATTTTGTAGTCGGAGCTGAtggtgtacggagtattgtTCGACAACAAATGTGGGACTACATGGACTCTAAGGGTCTCGAAAGAGAGGCTttgagagaaagaaatg CAATGACATCTGAGTATAACTGTGTCTTTGGCATCTCAACAGCCGTCCCAGGTTTGGACCCCGGAAGCGGACACCGAACCTTTGGCGAGGGCTTTTCGTTCCTGACTCTCATCGGTAAAGAGGGTCGGGTCTACTGGTTCTTTTTTACTAAGATGGATCGAGTATACTCCGCCTCCGAGATCCCGCGGTTTAACCAGAGCTTGATTGACGAGCATGTTGCCCCCTACCTACAAAAGCCGATCAGCGATACCGTCCCTTTCGCTGCGTTGTACGAGAGGGCGATAACCCGGACTTTCCTGTCATTGGAAGAGGCTGAATATAAGCATTGGGCCATCGATAGGTGGGTTTGTATTGGGGATTCCGCTCATAAG ATGACTCCAAATCTTGGTCAAGGCGGAAACAGCGCCATTGAAAGTGCTGCGTCTCTCGCCAATACTCTTGCTAGCATAATTGAAGCCTCCCGTGAGCCCAGAGTCTCAGTAAAGGATCTAAACGACTACCTGCAGCCTTGGCAGAAGAAACGACAGGATCGTGTGAAGGACGTTTTCAAGTCAGCACACGGCCTTACTCGACTAGAGGCATtggcgacgaggaaggataAATGCATTGCACTCTATCTCTTCCCATACATCAGCAGCTACCTAGCCGATGCAGCATCGAAGAGTATCGTCGGTGCAACAAAGCTCGACTGTGTACCACTACCGCCAAGATCATTGCAGTGCACGATGCCATTTACCAACTTTCATCCGCCTCGAGATGAAGCGATCTGGAGGCGAGCTCTGTGGACGTTGCCATTGATCGGGATTTACGCT ATGCTTTCATTTATGACAGACCTGGGGTCCATTTATGGAATCTGGCTACTAGAGAGCTATCGCAACGCTCACTCCTGGACCAACGCCCTTCTGTAA
- a CDS encoding copper chaperone CCS1 (copper chaperone for superoxide dismutase) → MTLVDLTINGLAPGKYWATVRETGDISQGAASTGGIWEALKATVLGSEAAKEPRGVFGTVDVDEKGRGNVFLDRPLAVWEMIGRSMVVSKSKEGPFRNEDPDTLVGVIARSAGVWDNDKMVCSCSGKNVWQERQEQVSQGMV, encoded by the coding sequence ATGACGCTTGTGGATCTGACCATTAACGGACTGGCGCCGGGCAAATACTGGGCCACAGTGCGCGAGACCGGAGATATTTCACAGGGAGCCGCATCTACCGGGGGCATCTGGGAGGCATTGAAGGCTACGGTGTTGGGATCGGAGGCGGCCAAAGAGCCACGCGGAGTGTTTGGGACAGTGGATGTGGACGAGAAGGGACGAGGcaatgtcttcttggatCGGCCATTGGCTGTTTGGGAGATGATTGGACGGAGTATGGTGGTGTCGAAGAGCAAAGAGGGTCCGTTCCGTAATGAAGACCCGGATACATTGGTTGGGGTGATTGCCCGGAGTGCGGGTGTGTGGGATAATGATAAGATGGTGTGTTCTTGCTCTGGAAAGAATGTGTGGCAGGAGCGTCAGGAACAGGTGTCTCAGGGGATGGTTTAa
- a CDS encoding aspartate aminotransferase (aspartate aminotransferase/Glutamic oxaloacetic transaminase AAT2/GOT1) yields the protein MSPPSTSASSSSTARNRLASLSAQIMGSASPSVFSTSVVPAAPEDPLFGLAQAFRNDPSDKKVDLVIGAYRDDNAKPWILPVVRKAGDLIRNDPSINNEYLPIKGLPEFTSAAQKVILGSDSPAIREQRVATFQTISGTGAVHLGALFLAKFHPANPKPTVYLSNPTWANHNQIFTNVGLSLATYPYFDAKTKGLNFDGMLNGIREAPAGSVILLHACAHNPTGVDLTQDQWKQLAVVMRERRHFPFFDTAYQGFASGDLNRDAWAVRYFIEQGFELCVAQSFAKNFGLYGQRAGAFHFVSAPGATAKNDIANVASQLAILQRSEISNPPAYGAQIASRILNDATLFAEWEEDLRTMSGRIAEMRKGLRERLEAKGTPGTWNHVTDQIGMFSFTGLSEAQVKLLREKWHIYMTKNGRISMAGLNTHNIDYFAEAVDSVVRETS from the exons ATGTCGCCTCCGTCCacctcagcttcttcttcctccaccgCTCGCAATCGTCTCGCATCACTCTCCGCTCAAATCATGGGTTCTGCCAGCCCGTCCGTCTTTTCGACCTCGGTGGTCCCTGCCGCCCCCGAGGATCCGCTCTTTGGTCTGGCGCAGGCCTTCCGCAACGACCCCTCCGATAAGAAAGTCGATCTGGTTATCGGCGCCTATCGTGATGACAATGCGAAGCCTTGGATCCTCCCCGTCGTGAGAAAG GCCGGTGATCTGATTCGCAATGATCCCTCCATCAACAACGAATACCTGCCCATCAAGGGTCTCCCTGAATTCACCTCAGCCGCCCAGAAAGTGATTTTGGGATCGGACAGCCCCGCGATCCGCGAACAAAGA GTGGCCACTTTCCAAACCATCTCCGGCACAGGAGCTGTGCATCTCGGTgcccttttccttgccaaATTCCACCCCGCGaaccccaagcccaccgtCTACCTCTCCAACCCAACCTGGGCCAACCACAACCAGATCTTCACCAATGTCGGCCTCTCCCTCGCAACCTACCCGTACTTCGACGCCAAGACGAAGGGCCTCAACTTCGACGGCATGCTGAACGGCATCCGCGAGGCCCCCGCCGGCtccgtcatcctcctccacgCCTGCGCCCACAACCCCACCGGTGTCGACCTCACTCAAGACCAATGGAAACAGCTCGCCGTCGTCATGCGCGAGCGCCGCcacttccccttcttcgATACCGCATACCAGGGTTTCGCCTCGGGCGACTTGAACCGCGACGCCTGGGCGGTGCGATACTTCATCGAGCAGGGCTTCGAGCTGTGTGTCGCGCAGTCCTTCGCGAAGAACTTCGGTCTGTACGGTCAGCGCGCGGGCGCGTTCCACTTCGTCTCGGCCCCCGGTGCCACCGCCAAGAACGATATCGCCAATGTCGCCAGTCAGCTGGCCATCCTGCAGCGGTCGGAGATTTCGAATCCCCCGGCGTACGGTGCACAAATCGCCAGCCGCATTCTGAATGACGCTACCTTGTTCGCGGAGTGGGAGGAAGACCTCCGGACGATGAGTGGACGCATTGCGGAGATGCGGAAGGGCCTGCGTGAGCGTCTAGAGGCCAAGGGCACACCGGGCACATGGAACCATGTGACGGATCAAATCGGCATGTTCAGTTTCACAGGCTTGAGTGAAGCACAGGTCAAGTTGTTGCGGGAGAAGTGGCACATCTATATG ACCAAGAATGGCCGAATCTCGATGGCCGGCCTCAACACACATAACATCGACTACTTCGCAGAGGCAGTCGACAGTGTCGTCCGGGAGACATCGTAA
- a CDS encoding fungal specific transcription factor domain-containing protein (predicted protein), with amino-acid sequence MNPVMVESELPDLFHYLREKCAVSIAKSDLTAPGCYKVEAALMYMGIEYLGSNNSKTGVSILLGIISRLAIMMGYHRSTHLYHPPLRPFEVEMRRRCWLLLSVTDSIVALQSGLPRVIYQGLGDFTRPRNLLYEDLDPAMSILPPSRPETETPSRIMYMLALDDMLSVANEITDITSKGAITPERTIGLDQELKTTRDRLPGALRMPLLTKAQEAQSDITIMQHTLEMIYQRSRCILHRQYLVSPQPTDIYRAFRWACVDAARCVLEYQCELFQDVLRSPGNRQRVWFGASRSVSDCLTAAMVICLDVINESKAAQPFSESTRTELIQLLHKTYLSLKDTPRPSVGIAKAAERVATMLYQMGHAVTEGELRCSQPAAAVASQLPNSQLADHTAAPEEGASFPYTAFEDFLNGDNPLELFDWVCLVSLVFQPSRTP; translated from the coding sequence ATGAATCCAGTGATGGTAGAGTCAGAATTGCCAGATCTCTTTCATTATTTGCGGGAAAAGTGCGCCGTCTCGATAGCCAAGTCCGACCTCACCGCTCCTGGGTGCTACAAGGTGGAGGCAGCACTAATGTACATGGGGATCGAGTACTTGGGAAGTAATAACTCGAAAACCGGTGTCTCGATTTTGCTCGGGATTATTTCGCGCTTGGCCATCATGATGGGATATCATCGCAGTACTCACCTGTACCATCCTCCGCTGCGGCCTTTTGAAGTGGAGATGCGACGTCGGTGTTGGTTATTACTGTCAGTTACTGACTCTATCGTAGCTTTACAGTCAGGGTTGCCTCGAGTAATCTACCAAGGGCTTGGAGACTTTACTCGCCCACGCAATCTGTTGTATGAGGATCTGGACCCCGCTATGTCAATCCTACCACCTTCACGGCCTGAAACAGAAACACCAAGCCGTATCATGTACATGTTGGCGCTCGATGATATGTTGTCAGTCGCCAATGAAATTACGGACATAACTTCAAAGGGGGCCATCACACCAGAGAGAACTATTGGTCTGGACCAGGAGTTGAAGACTACGAGAGACCGTCTCCCTGGCGCACTGAGGATGCCTCTTCTAACAAAAGCCCAAGAAGCCCAGAGTGACATTACCATCATGCAGCACACTTTGGAGATGATCTACCAGCGTTCCCGCTGCATCTTACATCGCCAGTATCTGGTATCTCCGCAACCAACGGACATCTACAGAGCCTTCCGTTGGGCGTGCGTCGACGCTGCGCGGTGCGTTCTTGAGTATCAGTGCGAGCTCTTTCAAGATGTTCTGCGTAGTCCAGGTAACAGACAGCGGGTGTGGTTTGGAGCATCTCGCTCGGTTTCTGACTGTCTGACCGCTGCCATGGTAATATGTCTGGACGTGATCAATGAGTCAAAGGCCGCTCAGCCCTTCTCCGAAAGTACACGGACTGAGCTCATCCAATTGCTTCATAAAACCTATCTGAGTCTGAAAGATACTCCGCGACCGTCAGTCGGGATTGCCAAGGCAGCCGAGCGAGTAGCTACCATGCTGTATCAGATGGGCCACGCTGTGACAGAAGGAGAATTACGGTGTTCCcagcctgcagcagcagtggCCAGCCAGCTTCCCAATTCCCAGCTCGCAGATCACACTGCAGCCCCAGAAGAGGGGGCTTCCTTTCCCTACACAGCTTTCGAGGACTTCCTCAATGGCGACAATCCGCTCGAGCTGTTTGACTGGGTATGTCTTGTGTCACTCGTATTTCAACCGTCTCGGACACCCTAG
- a CDS encoding putative SNARE protein (Ufe1) (predicted protein), which produces MQFPNQPKNPTNKSTTQQNKHITSLTTYLQKIRPQYLSLTKPPRHKPSSPKSGEEAAAASPLSDSDRDQIDTSTSLVLHDLSNSISTLSSAETLRHETATSILRKKYGRSVAGRVLAKWASGSGALGDGESEEGKSEEQVREEEGVRVMQVVRGSVVWFLRRGLEDVVSLQRGLVERRIERVTERERSVLFKGGSGGSSARGTAAGGGTGGVGSGGGFAVDDTVGLKGAGMDESEVRAIEEELSAEQLQLFEAENDAMVRYYEDTLSKVQNAEKSLLEISSLQQTLVSHLSTQEEYISQLVTDAESTQTNIGRGNKELKRASERRSAAQAVFWGTVGLCTSLIVWDLIF; this is translated from the exons ATGCAATTCCCAAACCAACCCAAGAACCCAACTAACAAGTCCACAACACAACAGAACAAACACATAACCTCCCTAACAACTTACCTCCAAAAAATCCGTCCCCAATACCTCTCCCTAACCAAACCCCCGCGTCACAAGCCGTCATCCCCAAagtctggagaagaagcagcagcagcgtcCCCACTAAGCGACTCCGACCGCGACCAAATCGACACCTCCACCTCTCTCGTCCTCCACGATCTAAGCAACTCCATCTCAACACTATCCAGCGCCGAGACGCTCCGCCACGAAACGGCGACGAGTATCCTGCGGAAGAAATACGGGCGGTCGGTCGCGGGGCGGGTGCTTGCGAAATGGGCTTCGGGGTCTGGAGCGCTTGGTGATGGGGAGagtgaggaggggaagagcgAGGAGCAGGTtcgggaggaagaaggggtGAGGGTTATGCAGGTTGTGAGGGGGAGTGTGGTTTGGTTTTTGCggagggggttggaggaTGTGGTTTCTTTGCAGAGAGGGTTAGTGGAGAGGAGGATTGAGAGGGTTActgagagggagaggagtgTGCTTTTTAAGGGGGGGTCTGGAGGGTCGAGTGCTCGTGGTACCGCTGCGGGTGGGGGTACTGGTGGTGTTGGTTCTGGGGGTGGGTTTGCGGTGGATGATACGGTGGGTTTGAAGGGTGCTGGGATGGATGAGAGTGAGGTTAGGGCTATTGAGGAGGAGTTGTCGGCGGAGCAGTTGCAGCTCTTCGAGGCGGAGAATGATGCCATGGTTAGGTATTATGAGGATACCTTGAGTAAGGTCCA GAATGCGGAAAAGTCGCTTTTGGAGATCTCGTCGTTGCAGCAGACGCTGGTGTCGCATCTTTCTACGCAGGAGGAGTATATTTCTCAACTCGTCACGGATGCGGAGTCGACGCAGACGAATATCGGGCGCGGAAAtaaggagttgaagagggCGAGCGAGCGACGGAGTGCGGCGCAGGCAGTGTTCTGGGGCACGGTTGGGTTGTGTACCTCGTTGATTGTTTGGGATCTGATCTTCTAG
- a CDS encoding uncharacterized protein (predicted protein) yields MLDLRDPDNFSMYTFNDHSAYGAIELVQNMMLDFEEASGKWQQQWAVIEALAWLLSGDFLSPMVMIDDGDLFRETTILLEQMFLTMLAELEKEGQLEAHSDVHNIGLIMGLIAGEANTLRSDGFINIKNSKAKSYHGQNFIPYLLAYASKGNISLRGPSNIDEIIAEGEELSEQENVELPTAQKDPWKWGTAFKVYKRNAVAPYGGRSRIAIGGDCLDITTYSSAERKKASFTKKDPISADMIKKIKEGLVL; encoded by the exons ATGTTAGATTTGCGAGACCCGGATAACTTTTCGATGTACACTTTCAACGACCACTCCGCCTACGGTGCGATTGAACTCGTACAGAATATGATGCTCGATTTCGAGGAAGCCTCAGGCAAATGGCAGCAGCAGTGGGCCGTGATCGAAGCCCTAGCCTGGCTGCTTAGTGGTGACTTTCTTTCACCTATGGTGAT GATTGATGATGGGGATCTTTTTCGAGAAACCACAATCCTGCTTGAACAGATGTTCCTCACCATGCTCGCCGAGCTCGAGAAGGAAGGCCAATTGGAGGCACACTCTGATGTCCACAATATTGGTTTGATAATGGGGTTGATCGCCGGTGAAGCCAACACTTTGCGGTCTGATGGTTTCATTAACATTAAGAATTCGAAAGCGAAGTCGTATCACGGACAGAATTTCATCCCCTATCTGCTCGCCTATGCCAGCAAAGGCAATATCTCCTTGCGTGGACCGTCCAACATCGACGAGATAATCGCCGAGGGTGAAGAATTGTCAGAACAGGAGAACGTCGAACTCCCCACCGCCCAAAAAGACCCCTGGAAATGGGGCACGGCTTTCAAGGTATACAAAAGAAACGCAGTTGCCCCCTACGGTGGCCGTTCTAGGATAGCCATCGGTGGTGACTGTCTCGACATCACCACCTATTCTAGTGCAGAGCGGAAAAAAGCAAGTTTCACCAAGAAGGATCCCATTTCTGCAGACATGatcaaaaagatcaaagaaGGATTGGTCCTTTAA
- a CDS encoding putative PB1 domain protein (predicted protein), which produces MPSENGQSGAPLQPGDIVRAQSGLDNRAPPESLYAASKLVQRNITRSRQHSEPPLNRNLFPPTPPPDADKSSVGSPPSSSGMNGRPGSIRAARPPRLDLDRPGAHPPGCRVDTTPEKPRIGTTRTASEPRGPPQLHHRSSQGEFTVYREMGHRRGASDAGFPAPSKKMYGEEVYSGYSRPTVVVNGGRRAMPRQRERYIDEEEEYASEAEEGGADGDFEIVESRRRTRSPNRGSRRANSRRPEVRRFRVKVHAVEDTRYIIIGPTIGFSEFEMKIRDKFGFRGLLKIRMQDEGDMITMVDQEDLDLLFSSARETAIREGSEMGKMEIWVEERSMI; this is translated from the exons ATGCCATCCGAGAACGGGCAGAG TGGTGCCCCGCTCCAGCCAGGTGACATTGTCAGAGCTCAGTCTGGACTAGACAATCGAGCTCCCCCCGAAAGTCTCTACGCAGCTAGCAAACTAGTACAACGAAACATCACGAGAAGTCGTCAGCACTCAGAGCCACCTCTGAACCGCAACCTATTTCCCCCAACACCACCGCCAGATGCCGACAAAAGTAGCGTCGGCAGCCCTCCTAGTAGTTCTGGGATGAACGGTCGACCGGGCTCCATCCGTGCGGCCCGTCCGCCTCGCCTCGACTTGGACCGACCGGGTGCCCACCCTCCCGGATGCAGAGTTGATACAACACCGGAGAAGCCACGAATCGGGACGACGCGCACAGCATCGGAGCCGCGGGGGCCACCCCAGCTACACCACCGCTCATCTCAAGGCGAATTCACAGTCTACCGAGAAATGGGGCATCGACGGGGAGCGAGTGACGCAGGCTTCCCAGCCCcatcgaagaagatgtatggagaagaagtgTACAGCGGGTACTCTCGCCCGACCGTGGTCGTCAATGGAGGCCGGAGAGCCATGCCCCGTCAGCGGGAGCGGTacattgatgaagaagaagagtatgCCAGCGAAGCAGAGGAAGGCGGGGCAGACGGTGACTTCGAAATTGTCGAATCACGACGCCGAACACGGTCACCGAACCGAGGGTCAAGAAGAGCCAACTCGCGCCGGCCAGAGGTACGCAGGTTTCGGGTCAAGGTACATGCCGTGGAGGACACACGGTACATCATTATCGGGCCGACGATCGGCTTTAGCGAGTTCGAAATGAAGATCCGGGATAAATTTGGGTTCCGCGGGCTATTGAAGATCCGTATGCAGGACGAAGGGGATATGATCACGATGgtggatcaagaagatctggaTCTTCTGTTCAGTTCTGCCCGTGAAACTGCAATAAGGGAAGGGAGTGAaatggggaagatggag ATATGGGTTGAAGAGCGATCTATGATTTGA
- a CDS encoding pectate lyase family protein (pectate lyase), whose product MRVTAILTLATIAIASPTKVLNSRNELARRQATEGCSIGYCTQNGGTTGGAAGDTVTVTDLASLTEAAESETPLTIIVSGNIEGSAKIRVASDKTIYGETGSSITGVGFYIRQVSNVIMRNLKIGQVLADNGDAIGIDESTNVWVDHCDLSGDLSAGKDDLDGLLDITHAAEWVTVSNTYLHDHWKASLVGHSDSNADEDTGHLHITYANNYWYNINSRAPSIRFGTVHIINNYWDSLLGTGVNCRMDAQVLIQSSAFSNCPDEAIFFADSDYTGYAVVDDVDLGGSTNSVPEGTLTASSLPYDAIEALGSAQIAATIPETAGQKL is encoded by the exons ATGCGAGTTACTGCCATCTTGACGTTGGCAAccattgccattgcctcCCCTACGAAGGTCCTGAACAGCCGCAACGAGCTCGCACGTCGCCAGGCTACAGAGGGCTGCTCCATCGGGTACTGCACCCAGAACGGCGGCACCACCGGTGGTGCTGCTGGTGACACTGTCACGGTCACCGACCTCGCTAGCTTGACTGAGGCTGCCGAAAGCGAGACTCCATTGACGATTATCGTCTCTGGTAACATCGAAGGCAGTGCCAAGATCCGTGTTGCTTCGGACAAAACCATCTACGGAGAAACTGGCAGCT CCATAACCGGCGTCGGATTCTATATCCGCCAGGTCAGCAATGTCATCATGCGTAACCTCAAAATCGGCCAGGTCCTTGCCGATAATGGCGACGCTATCGGCATTGACGAGTCCACCAACGTATGGGTTGACCACTGCGATCTCTCGGGAGATCTCAGCGCCGGCAAGGACGACTTGGATGGCCTTCTGGACATCACTCACGCTGCTGAATGGGTTACCGTTTCTAACACCTACCTTCACGACCAC TGGAAAGCCTCACTGGTTGGACATTCAGACAGCAACGCGGACGAGGACACGGGTCATCTCCATATCACGTATGCCAACAACTACTGGTATAACATCAACAGCCGTGCCCCGTCGATCCGCTTTGGCACGGtccacatcatcaacaactaCTGGGACAGCCTGCTCGGAACGGGCGTCAACTGCCGCATGGATGCTCAAGTATTGATTCAGAGCTCCGCATTCTCGAACTGCCCCGACGAGGCCATTTTCTTCGCTGACTCTGACTACACTGGCTACgccgttgttgatgatgtcgacTTGGGTGGCTCTACTAACTCGGTTCCCGAAGGCACGCTGACTGCTTCGTCTCTGCCATACGATGCCATCGAAGCGCTTGGCTCCGCCCAAATTGCTGCCACCATCCCAGAGACTGCAGGCCAGAAGTTGTAA
- a CDS encoding uncharacterized protein (predicted protein), producing MALRVGVRSVIFLFPFFSLFSFFLDFLFFLGRGFGEVGVVLWSEPNDYGVGVGDVVIHYPIASVVILWLDILFSISFPFFCKKQDFPDGVLVAEKKLVYFLDSILRS from the exons ATGGCGTTGAGGGTTGGTGTTAGATCggtcatttttctctttccctttttctccctcttctctttctttttggattttcttttctttttgggtcgGGGATTTGGTGAGGTGGGTGTCGTTTTGTGGTCTGAGCCGAATGATTATGGAGTcggagttggagatgttgtt ATTCATTATCCCATAGCATCAGTGGTTATACTCTGGCTcgatattttattttctatttcttttccctt TTTCTGTAAGAAGCAGGACTTCCCGGACGGCGTACTTGTCGCAGAGAAGAAGCTTGTCTACTTCCTTGATAGTATACTGAGGTCCTAA